From the Desulfovibrio sp. JC010 genome, one window contains:
- a CDS encoding dissimilatory sulfite reductase D family protein: MPIDMDSAKEEILAFLEKKTGAKSKFYFNDFTKLFPDAKGREVKKVLTALVKEEKVEYWSSGSTTMYGLTGAGKQGGAEHED, encoded by the coding sequence ATGCCGATCGATATGGATTCCGCAAAGGAAGAAATCCTTGCTTTCTTGGAAAAGAAAACAGGTGCTAAAAGTAAATTTTACTTCAACGACTTCACCAAGCTCTTTCCTGATGCAAAGGGTCGCGAAGTTAAGAAAGTTCTGACCGCTCTTGTTAAAGAAGAGAAGGTTGAATACTGGTCCTCCGGCTCTACTACCATGTACGGCCTGACTGGCGCTGGTAAGCAGGGTGGAGCTGAACACGAAGATTAA